One Spartobacteria bacterium DNA segment encodes these proteins:
- a CDS encoding transposase, producing the protein MRQKRIKRDHLAYYHCMSRIVGREMILGTEEKEHMRQLIRRVEGFTGVHVLTYAVMTNHIHLLLEEPERNAVRSMTDEELMRRLACLYTEEEMDEIRVRWAEWERAGLVDLVKGDKLRYLVRMHDISEFMKQVKQRFSCWYNRHHGRYGTLWDRRFKSVLVEDGVALRTMAAYIEMNPVRAGMVDDPKA; encoded by the coding sequence ATGAGACAGAAACGAATCAAACGAGATCACCTTGCCTATTACCACTGCATGTCACGGATTGTGGGGCGTGAAATGATATTGGGTACAGAAGAAAAAGAACACATGCGCCAGCTCATCCGGCGAGTGGAAGGGTTTACCGGCGTACATGTGCTAACCTATGCGGTGATGACCAATCATATTCATTTATTGTTGGAAGAGCCGGAACGTAATGCCGTACGGTCGATGACGGATGAAGAGTTGATGCGAAGGTTAGCATGCCTGTATACGGAAGAGGAAATGGATGAAATCCGGGTACGCTGGGCGGAATGGGAGCGAGCGGGTCTGGTTGACCTGGTGAAGGGTGATAAACTACGTTATCTGGTACGAATGCATGATATCAGCGAATTTATGAAGCAGGTTAAACAGCGGTTTTCGTGCTGGTATAATCGGCATCATGGCCGATATGGGACGTTGTGGGATCGTCGGTTCAAGAGCGTGCTTGTTGAGGACGGGGTGGCTTTGCGAACCATGGCGGCCTATATTGAGATGAATCCGGTACGGGCTGGTATGGTGGATGATCCGAAAGCG